In Chloroflexota bacterium, the following proteins share a genomic window:
- a CDS encoding YtxH domain-containing protein, with product MKRVTNFLTGLIFGALLGGMITLLLTPSSGDELRTQLQARAQSIQDEVKTAAAERRAELEEQLSNLRKPA from the coding sequence ATGAAGCGGGTCACAAATTTCTTAACCGGCCTGATCTTTGGGGCATTGCTCGGTGGCATGATCACCTTGTTGCTGACGCCCTCCTCAGGCGATGAATTGCGCACACAGCTTCAAGCGCGTGCCCAAAGCATTCAGGATGAAGTTAAAACGGCTGCGGCTGAGCGGCGAGCTGAACTCGAAGAACAACTCTCCAACCTGCGCAAACCAGCGTAA
- a CDS encoding LCP family protein, which translates to MTRSRQQTPAKSRSACLSWVAWSMALIVLMFVTGFVTYSVSREFSYTQNYHTAIPELPRFEPVLSTDVAETQAPDALTPDRPTPLPLPSQTLEITPTLVPWNGTERVTILLMGLDYRDWANEVGPSRSDTMILLTMDPVAKTAGVLSIPRDLWAAIPGVGHAKINTAHAYGGPGLSVQTVELVIGVPIHYYAVVDFDAFIRFIDELGGVKLDIPERIKIDPLGDDNTRYLQPGVQTLPGELALAYARNRSQGDGDFARARRQQQVIMGIRDRILDLELLPMLISKAPTLYTELAAGIKTNIQLDEMLRLAAVAAQVPRENIRQGVIDINYVAFGWSPNNLSILVPYPDRIRVLRDEIFDTSGSLSPLAAGNPLDLLAQEGASIAVWNGSNDPELTQRTANYLRTQGAIVVETRELDERYTSTTLVAHVGRPYTMQYLMGLFDVDTRHIQFNYEYGSAVDVVVVLGDDWATVPDLP; encoded by the coding sequence ATGACAAGATCACGCCAACAAACACCTGCTAAATCTCGCTCTGCCTGCCTCTCCTGGGTGGCCTGGAGCATGGCGTTAATTGTATTGATGTTCGTGACTGGCTTTGTAACCTATTCGGTGAGCCGCGAATTTAGCTACACACAGAATTATCACACTGCGATTCCTGAACTGCCCCGATTTGAACCGGTTCTCTCTACCGATGTTGCCGAGACGCAAGCGCCTGATGCCCTCACCCCCGACCGCCCTACGCCGCTACCTTTGCCCAGCCAGACCCTTGAAATTACGCCGACCCTCGTCCCGTGGAATGGCACTGAGCGTGTCACGATTTTATTGATGGGTCTTGATTATCGCGATTGGGCTAATGAGGTTGGCCCCTCCCGCTCGGATACCATGATCCTCTTGACGATGGATCCCGTCGCCAAGACTGCGGGTGTACTTTCGATTCCGCGTGATCTTTGGGCGGCCATCCCCGGGGTAGGACACGCCAAAATTAACACAGCCCACGCTTATGGTGGCCCCGGCTTGTCTGTGCAAACCGTGGAACTGGTCATCGGGGTGCCGATCCACTACTATGCGGTGGTCGACTTCGATGCCTTTATCCGTTTTATTGACGAACTCGGCGGTGTCAAGCTGGATATTCCGGAACGCATCAAAATTGATCCGCTGGGCGATGATAATACGCGCTATTTGCAGCCTGGCGTGCAAACCTTGCCCGGTGAGTTAGCGTTGGCCTATGCGCGCAATCGCAGCCAGGGTGATGGCGACTTTGCTCGTGCCCGTCGTCAGCAGCAGGTGATTATGGGCATCCGTGACCGTATTCTTGATCTTGAATTGCTGCCAATGTTGATTAGCAAAGCGCCCACCCTGTATACGGAGTTGGCCGCGGGGATCAAAACCAATATACAGTTGGATGAAATGCTGCGATTGGCCGCGGTGGCTGCCCAGGTACCCAGGGAGAATATTCGCCAGGGGGTGATCGACATCAATTACGTGGCCTTTGGTTGGTCGCCGAATAATTTGAGCATTCTTGTCCCATACCCGGATCGCATTCGTGTGTTGCGCGATGAAATTTTCGACACATCGGGTTCGCTATCACCTTTGGCCGCAGGTAATCCACTGGATTTGCTTGCCCAGGAGGGCGCCTCCATTGCAGTGTGGAATGGCAGCAACGATCCGGAACTGACTCAGCGCACGGCGAATTATTTGCGCACACAGGGCGCAATAGTGGTGGAAACTCGCGAACTAGATGAACGCTACACCAGCACGACTCTGGTAGCTCATGTGGGACGACCCTACACGATGCAATATCTCATGGGTTTATTTGATGTAGACACGCGCCACATTCAGTTCAACTATGAATATGGCAGCGCAGTTGATGTAGTTGTGGTGTTGGGTGATGACTGGGCTACCGTCCCAGATTTACCTTGA